The following coding sequences lie in one Sinorhizobium fredii USDA 257 genomic window:
- a CDS encoding DeoR/GlpR family DNA-binding transcription regulator, translating to MKLEARRQAIMDVLMEAGTASVEDLAIRFGVSKMTVHRDLDDLEQGGLLRKVHGGASIQSSSQFESDFRYREKIATAEKRRIAEHAATLIEPGQSVIIDDSSTAGAIAACLKDIRPLTVITNNLGVIAELSGAPGISLIALGGQYSKKFNGFFGIVTEEALRSLRADVAFLSSSAIEGATAFHQDQEVVQTKRQMVKSATRKYLLVDHGKFGRSARHFLTGLDVFDVVLTGSEVSEGDAAALGDAGVKLITVSNRKMVEEA from the coding sequence GTGAAACTGGAAGCCAGGCGACAGGCGATCATGGACGTTTTGATGGAGGCGGGAACGGCCTCCGTCGAAGACCTCGCCATTCGTTTTGGCGTCAGCAAGATGACGGTGCATCGCGATCTCGACGATCTCGAGCAGGGCGGCTTGTTGCGCAAGGTCCATGGCGGTGCGTCGATCCAGTCGAGCTCGCAGTTCGAAAGCGATTTCCGCTATCGCGAGAAGATCGCCACGGCCGAGAAGCGGCGTATTGCCGAGCATGCGGCGACGCTGATCGAACCCGGCCAGAGCGTCATCATCGACGATAGTTCCACCGCCGGTGCGATTGCCGCTTGTCTCAAGGACATCCGCCCGCTCACCGTCATCACCAACAATCTCGGCGTCATTGCCGAACTATCGGGCGCCCCGGGCATCAGCCTGATCGCGCTCGGTGGCCAGTACAGCAAGAAATTCAACGGCTTCTTTGGAATCGTCACCGAGGAGGCGCTGCGCTCGCTGCGCGCCGACGTCGCCTTCCTGTCGAGCTCCGCAATCGAAGGCGCGACCGCCTTCCACCAGGACCAGGAGGTCGTGCAGACCAAGCGGCAGATGGTGAAATCGGCGACGCGCAAATACCTGCTCGTCGATCACGGCAAGTTCGGGCGCTCGGCCCGGCATTTCCTGACCGGGCTCGACGTCTTCGATGTGGTGCTGACCGGCAGCGAGGTCTCGGAAGGCGACGCTGCAGCGCTCGGCGATGCCGGTGTCAAGCTCATCACAGTCAGCAATCGGAAAATGGTGGAAGAGGCATGA
- a CDS encoding sugar phosphate isomerase/epimerase family protein, with amino-acid sequence MAFTLSLNTNPLVNRFAEPDDLIDTIAEKIRIGYVQLTHEFVNPGWPAATVSKVTRQFRAALARTGVKITSGMTGPYGRLNHFGHPDPDVRRYYVDWFKTFADISAELGASGIGTQFAIFTLRDYDDPVRREDLMAIAIDCWREVAEHAKAAGLSYVFWEPMSVGREFGHTIEACRELDRRLARAELPIPMKMMVDIDHGDVTSNNPADIDPYAWAEAFPRQSPIIHIKQSSMNKGGHWPFTAAYNKDGRITPERLLDAVRRGGGTDNEICLELSFREREPTDHRVVEMIRESVEFWEPYIDTGVTRR; translated from the coding sequence ATGGCCTTCACGCTGTCGCTCAACACCAATCCCCTCGTCAACCGCTTCGCCGAGCCGGACGACCTGATCGACACCATCGCCGAGAAGATCCGAATCGGCTATGTGCAACTCACTCACGAATTCGTCAATCCGGGCTGGCCGGCGGCGACGGTCAGCAAGGTGACCCGGCAATTCCGAGCCGCACTCGCCCGCACCGGCGTTAAGATCACCTCCGGGATGACGGGCCCCTATGGCCGGCTCAACCATTTTGGCCATCCCGACCCGGATGTGCGACGCTACTATGTCGACTGGTTCAAGACCTTCGCCGACATCTCGGCCGAGCTCGGCGCTTCCGGCATCGGTACGCAGTTCGCGATCTTCACCCTGAGGGACTACGACGATCCGGTGCGGCGCGAGGACCTGATGGCGATCGCCATCGACTGCTGGCGCGAGGTGGCAGAGCACGCCAAGGCGGCTGGCCTCTCCTATGTCTTCTGGGAACCGATGTCGGTCGGCCGCGAATTCGGCCATACGATCGAGGCCTGCCGTGAGCTCGACCGCCGTCTCGCGCGGGCCGAGCTGCCGATCCCGATGAAGATGATGGTCGATATCGACCATGGCGACGTGACGTCGAACAACCCGGCCGACATCGATCCCTATGCCTGGGCGGAAGCCTTTCCGCGGCAATCGCCGATCATCCACATCAAGCAGTCGTCGATGAACAAGGGCGGCCATTGGCCCTTTACAGCCGCCTACAACAAGGATGGCCGCATCACGCCCGAGCGGCTGCTTGATGCCGTCAGAAGGGGGGGCGGGACGGACAACGAGATCTGCCTCGAACTTTCGTTTCGCGAACGCGAACCGACGGATCACCGGGTGGTCGAGATGATCCGCGAGTCGGTGGAATTCTGGGAACCTTACATCGATACGGGGGTAACCCGGCGATAA
- a CDS encoding TIGR01459 family HAD-type hydrolase — protein MSAIRTIPGMSAIADSYDAFLVDQFGVLRDGREPYPGAAETLVRLKQAGKRVIILSNSGKRSAENDRRLAELGFEPGSWDWFLTSGEVAWQLLKWEGAAAEGKTRKCLLISRDGDLSPLKGLDLVRTESGEEADIVLLAGSEGDVHPLVHYEDLLRPAARRGVPCLCTNPDKLMLTRTGLAFGAGRIAERYEGLGGKVRWIGKPFPDIYDFALDFLGRPDPARVCAIGDSVEHDIAGAAAAGFGSVLVATGILEHQSEDERRRLFAEHAAMPDFILPQFLW, from the coding sequence ATGAGCGCCATCCGCACAATCCCCGGCATGTCGGCGATCGCCGACAGCTATGATGCCTTCCTGGTCGACCAGTTCGGCGTCTTGAGAGACGGACGCGAACCTTATCCGGGTGCCGCCGAGACGCTTGTCCGCCTCAAGCAGGCTGGCAAGCGGGTCATCATCCTATCGAATTCCGGCAAGCGCTCGGCGGAAAACGACCGCCGCCTGGCAGAACTTGGCTTCGAGCCCGGCAGCTGGGACTGGTTCCTGACGTCGGGGGAGGTCGCCTGGCAGCTCCTGAAGTGGGAAGGGGCGGCCGCAGAGGGCAAGACGCGTAAATGCCTGCTGATCAGCCGCGACGGCGACTTGTCGCCGCTGAAGGGCCTCGATCTCGTCCGGACCGAGAGCGGCGAGGAGGCCGATATCGTGCTGCTTGCGGGAAGCGAGGGCGACGTCCACCCGCTTGTCCATTACGAGGACCTGCTTCGACCCGCGGCGCGGCGCGGTGTCCCCTGCCTCTGCACAAACCCGGACAAGCTGATGCTGACGAGGACCGGTCTGGCCTTCGGCGCCGGGCGCATCGCCGAACGCTATGAAGGGCTCGGCGGCAAGGTCCGCTGGATCGGCAAGCCGTTCCCCGACATCTACGACTTCGCGCTCGATTTCCTCGGTCGGCCCGATCCGGCGCGGGTCTGCGCTATCGGCGACAGCGTCGAGCATGACATCGCCGGTGCGGCCGCCGCCGGGTTCGGTTCGGTGCTGGTCGCCACCGGCATTCTCGAGCACCAGTCGGAGGATGAGCGCCGGCGGCTCTTCGCCGAGCACGCTGCCATGCCCGATTTCATTCTCCCGCAATTTCTCTGGTAG
- a CDS encoding FGGY-family carbohydrate kinase, which produces MSGEGRLVLGIDVGTSGVRAVAMDGVSEIVASGTAKLAAFSSDHRDPLGWWKALQAALLETLAAIDPARVRAISIDGTSGTMLPVSVDGAPLATPLMYNDPIADLAILDSIAAHAPKESAAHGPTSGLAKLLAFQPLPGIFRVIHQADWLAGHFTGLYDVTDENNALKSGYDPVSRCWPDWLAHTGARTELLPDVMPAGAPVATISPAAAEAFGLPGDTVVVAGTTDGCASFLATGADKPGDGVSALGTTLTVKMLSDRPLFAPDYGLYSHRIGDMWLAGGASNTGGAVLAAHFSAERIAELSAPIDPNTETGLDFYPLTKPGERFPIADPKLMPRMTPRPADDGEFLKAIFEGIAGVESLAYERLVSLGSPRLRSVRTVGGGARNPAWTAIRARKLGVPFPPARSEEAATGTARLALSGAREAGVL; this is translated from the coding sequence ATGAGCGGGGAAGGCAGACTCGTCCTCGGCATCGATGTCGGCACGTCCGGCGTCCGCGCCGTTGCGATGGACGGCGTCAGCGAGATCGTCGCGTCGGGCACCGCCAAACTTGCCGCCTTCTCCTCCGACCATCGTGATCCGCTCGGTTGGTGGAAGGCTCTGCAGGCGGCCCTTCTGGAGACGCTCGCGGCGATCGATCCGGCGCGCGTGCGTGCGATCAGCATTGACGGCACCTCCGGCACGATGCTGCCGGTCAGCGTTGACGGAGCGCCGCTCGCGACGCCACTGATGTATAACGATCCGATCGCCGACCTTGCCATCCTCGACAGCATTGCCGCGCATGCTCCAAAGGAAAGCGCCGCGCATGGCCCAACCTCCGGCCTCGCGAAGCTGCTGGCGTTTCAACCGCTCCCCGGCATCTTCCGTGTGATCCACCAGGCGGATTGGCTGGCCGGGCATTTTACCGGCCTCTACGACGTTACCGACGAGAACAATGCGCTGAAGAGCGGCTACGATCCGGTCAGCCGATGCTGGCCTGACTGGCTCGCCCACACCGGTGCGAGGACCGAACTGCTGCCGGACGTCATGCCGGCCGGCGCGCCCGTTGCGACGATCTCGCCGGCGGCGGCGGAAGCCTTCGGACTGCCGGGCGATACGGTTGTCGTTGCCGGGACAACGGACGGCTGCGCCTCATTCCTGGCCACCGGCGCCGACAAGCCGGGCGACGGCGTCAGCGCGCTCGGCACGACCTTGACGGTGAAGATGCTGTCGGACAGGCCGCTGTTTGCCCCGGACTATGGGCTCTACAGCCACCGGATCGGCGACATGTGGCTTGCCGGCGGTGCCTCCAACACGGGCGGCGCGGTGCTTGCCGCGCATTTCAGCGCCGAGCGGATCGCCGAACTTTCGGCGCCGATCGATCCCAATACGGAGACGGGGCTCGATTTCTACCCCTTGACGAAACCCGGTGAACGCTTTCCGATCGCCGATCCCAAGCTTATGCCGCGCATGACGCCGCGCCCGGCCGACGACGGGGAATTCTTGAAGGCGATCTTCGAGGGGATCGCCGGGGTCGAGAGCCTCGCCTATGAGCGGCTCGTATCGCTCGGCAGCCCCCGCCTTCGCTCAGTCCGCACCGTCGGCGGCGGCGCCAGGAACCCGGCCTGGACGGCGATCCGCGCGCGCAAACTCGGCGTACCGTTCCCGCCGGCGCGCTCCGAGGAGGCGGCCACCGGCACGGCGCGGCTTGCGCTTTCCGGCGCAAGGGAGGCGGGCGTGCTATGA
- a CDS encoding class II aldolase/adducin family protein yields the protein MLRSSEFEALLDLSARIGADPELVQGAGGNTSIKEGDTLWIKASGLWLAEASKRDIMVPVALDPLLDALEQDDPAAEKAQDFVIEALNPSGLRPSIETTVHALMPQKVVLHVHCVATIAAAVQTNAAAIAAERLAGIPHAFVPYARPGLPLARAIGERIDADTSVLVLGNHGLAVAGDTIEDAALLLVDVSDRFAGLVRTAPAADLPTLSRLAVNSAYRLPEDARLHDAATDLESCRIAAGGSLYPDHVIFLGKGSVIAAPEDTALSLEERFRGAGETLPPVLLFPGKGVLVLKDASAGALAMARCLSDVASRIPANARLRYLTDAENAELLGWDAEKYRQQLNRAGQVLQ from the coding sequence ATGTTGCGAAGCTCCGAATTCGAAGCGCTTCTGGATCTATCAGCTCGCATCGGCGCCGATCCGGAGCTCGTCCAGGGCGCGGGCGGCAACACCTCGATCAAGGAGGGCGACACCCTCTGGATCAAGGCTTCGGGCCTCTGGCTAGCCGAGGCCAGTAAGCGCGATATTATGGTGCCGGTCGCGCTCGACCCGTTGCTCGACGCCCTGGAGCAGGACGATCCGGCGGCGGAGAAGGCCCAGGATTTCGTCATCGAGGCGCTCAACCCTTCCGGACTCAGGCCGTCGATCGAGACCACGGTGCACGCGCTGATGCCGCAGAAGGTGGTGCTCCACGTTCATTGCGTCGCGACGATCGCAGCCGCGGTGCAGACCAATGCTGCGGCCATCGCGGCCGAAAGGCTTGCCGGCATTCCTCATGCCTTCGTTCCCTATGCCCGTCCTGGCCTGCCGCTCGCCAGGGCGATCGGCGAACGGATCGACGCGGACACCTCCGTGCTGGTGCTCGGCAATCACGGGCTTGCGGTTGCCGGCGATACGATCGAGGATGCAGCGCTTCTTCTTGTCGACGTCTCGGATCGTTTTGCCGGGCTCGTCCGCACGGCTCCGGCTGCCGATCTGCCCACGCTGTCGCGCCTTGCCGTCAACAGCGCCTATCGCCTCCCCGAAGACGCAAGACTGCACGACGCCGCAACCGATCTCGAGAGCTGCAGGATTGCTGCCGGCGGTAGCCTCTATCCCGATCATGTGATCTTTCTCGGCAAGGGGTCGGTGATCGCCGCTCCGGAGGATACGGCGCTTTCGCTCGAGGAGCGTTTTCGCGGCGCCGGAGAGACCCTGCCGCCGGTTCTTCTTTTTCCGGGCAAGGGCGTACTGGTCCTCAAGGACGCCTCCGCCGGCGCGCTCGCCATGGCGCGCTGCCTCTCGGATGTAGCCTCGCGCATTCCGGCAAACGCGCGACTGCGTTATCTGACGGACGCGGAGAATGCCGAGCTGCTCGGCTGGGATGCGGAGAAATACCGCCAGCAGCTGAACCGGGCCGGGCAGGTGCTGCAATGA
- a CDS encoding glycerol-3-phosphate dehydrogenase, translating into MSDTGTYDLFVIGGGINGAGIARDAAGRGLSVLLCEKDDLAQGTSSRSGKLVHGGLRYLEYYEFRLVREALIEREVLLESAPHIIWPMRFVLPHNPVDRPAWLVRLGLFLYDHLGGRKRLPGTRTLDLRTAPEGAPVQPAYGKAFEYSDCWVDDARLVVSNALDAAKRGARVLTRTACTSIRRRGDLWHVELTDAKTGAKTEVKARCIVNTAGPWVNDVIGRVAGLNSRRSVRLVKGSHIVVPKFWEGRQAYLVQNPDKRVIFVNPYQNDLALIGTTDIPYEGRPEDVAADAGEIAYLLKSVNRYFKQQLTDTDIIQSFSGVRPLYDDNAQNPSAVTRDYIFELDAANGEAPLLSVFGGKITTFRKLSEHALERLKPFFSKIGPAWTAGAHLPGGDMADADFDQFLGELRARYRWLPADLAKHYARLYGTRTHALIGGATSIEELGTAFSRLFREREARFLIDTEWARTAEDLLERRTKHGLHMSEAEKRAFAGWLEGQQAAA; encoded by the coding sequence ATGAGCGACACCGGGACATACGATCTTTTCGTCATCGGCGGCGGCATCAACGGCGCGGGCATTGCCCGCGACGCGGCGGGGCGGGGGCTCTCCGTCCTGCTTTGCGAGAAGGACGATCTTGCCCAGGGTACCAGCTCGCGATCCGGAAAGCTCGTGCATGGCGGCTTGCGCTATCTCGAATATTACGAGTTCCGGCTGGTACGCGAGGCGCTGATCGAGCGCGAGGTGCTCCTGGAATCGGCGCCGCACATCATCTGGCCAATGCGCTTCGTGCTGCCGCATAATCCGGTCGACCGCCCAGCCTGGCTCGTCCGCCTCGGCCTGTTCCTCTACGACCATCTCGGCGGCCGCAAGCGCTTGCCGGGCACCCGGACGCTCGACCTCAGGACCGCGCCGGAAGGCGCTCCGGTCCAGCCGGCCTATGGCAAGGCATTCGAATATTCCGACTGTTGGGTGGACGACGCCAGGCTTGTCGTCTCGAACGCGCTCGATGCAGCGAAGAGGGGTGCCCGGGTCCTGACGCGCACCGCCTGTACCAGCATCCGCCGCCGCGGCGATCTCTGGCATGTCGAGCTGACCGATGCAAAGACCGGCGCCAAGACCGAGGTCAAGGCGCGCTGCATTGTCAACACCGCCGGCCCCTGGGTCAACGACGTGATCGGCCGGGTCGCCGGGCTCAACTCGCGCCGCAGCGTTCGGCTCGTCAAGGGCAGCCATATCGTCGTGCCGAAGTTCTGGGAGGGGCGGCAGGCCTATCTCGTCCAGAATCCCGACAAGCGCGTCATCTTCGTCAATCCCTATCAGAACGATCTGGCACTGATCGGAACTACCGACATTCCCTACGAGGGACGGCCGGAGGACGTCGCGGCCGATGCCGGCGAGATCGCCTACCTGCTGAAGTCGGTGAACCGCTATTTCAAGCAGCAGCTCACCGATACGGACATCATCCAGAGCTTCTCCGGGGTCAGGCCGCTCTATGACGACAATGCCCAGAACCCTTCGGCGGTGACGCGCGACTATATTTTCGAGCTGGATGCGGCAAATGGAGAGGCACCGCTGCTTTCCGTCTTCGGCGGCAAGATCACCACCTTCCGCAAACTCTCCGAACATGCGCTGGAGCGGCTGAAGCCATTCTTTTCAAAGATCGGGCCGGCCTGGACGGCGGGTGCCCACTTGCCCGGCGGCGACATGGCGGATGCGGATTTTGACCAGTTCCTCGGCGAGCTTCGCGCCCGCTATCGCTGGCTGCCTGCCGATCTCGCCAAGCACTATGCCCGGCTCTACGGCACGCGGACACACGCGTTGATCGGCGGCGCCACCTCGATCGAGGAGCTCGGCACGGCCTTCAGCCGGCTTTTCCGCGAGCGCGAAGCCCGCTTCCTGATCGACACCGAATGGGCGCGTACGGCGGAAGATCTGCTCGAGCGCCGCACGAAACATGGCCTTCATATGAGCGAAGCCGAAAAGCGGGCCTTCGCCGGCTGGCTCGAGGGCCAGCAGGCAGCAGCATGA
- a CDS encoding 2-hydroxyacid dehydrogenase has translation MKKIAIIGDRFMLPDVFRDKIVAACGDGHEIRTLEQPWPDVAMEHGYAIEGMDGLKEYLGKPNEIVDFIGDSEILVTQLAPVSRAMLSQLPNLKLVAVSRGGPVNIDMNAARDAGVRVVNTPGRNASAVAEFTIGAILAETRLIRVGHEALRRGEWRGDLYRADRTGRELSEMTVGVIGYGNIGTKVVRLLRAFGTRVLVHDPYVQLSAEDRNAGVEHVSLDDLLARSDVVTLHPRVTAETRNMMNSETFAKMKPGAIFVNTARGPLCDYEALHENLVSGHLSSAMLETFAVEPVPEDWPLLKLPNVTLTPHIAGASVRTVTYAAEMAAEEVRRYIAGLPPVNPC, from the coding sequence ATGAAGAAGATAGCCATCATCGGCGACCGGTTCATGCTGCCGGATGTGTTCCGCGACAAGATCGTCGCGGCCTGCGGCGACGGGCATGAGATCCGCACCCTCGAACAGCCCTGGCCGGACGTGGCGATGGAACATGGCTATGCGATCGAGGGCATGGATGGACTGAAGGAATATCTCGGCAAGCCGAACGAAATCGTCGATTTCATCGGCGACTCCGAAATCCTGGTCACGCAGCTTGCGCCCGTGTCGCGGGCGATGCTTTCGCAACTGCCGAACTTGAAGCTCGTCGCCGTCTCGCGCGGCGGTCCGGTCAATATCGACATGAATGCCGCCCGCGATGCAGGCGTACGGGTCGTCAATACGCCCGGCCGCAATGCGAGTGCGGTGGCGGAGTTCACGATCGGCGCCATCCTGGCCGAGACGCGGCTGATCCGGGTGGGCCACGAGGCGCTGAGGCGAGGCGAATGGCGCGGCGATCTCTATCGCGCCGACCGCACCGGGCGGGAGCTTTCGGAGATGACCGTCGGCGTCATCGGCTACGGCAACATCGGCACCAAGGTTGTCAGACTGCTGCGCGCCTTCGGCACCAGGGTGCTCGTCCATGATCCCTATGTGCAGCTCAGCGCCGAGGACCGCAATGCCGGTGTCGAGCACGTTTCGCTCGACGACCTGCTGGCGCGATCGGACGTGGTGACTCTGCATCCGCGCGTCACCGCAGAAACGCGGAACATGATGAACTCGGAGACCTTCGCGAAGATGAAGCCGGGGGCGATCTTCGTGAACACCGCACGCGGGCCGCTTTGCGACTATGAGGCGCTCCATGAAAACCTTGTCAGCGGCCACCTTTCGAGCGCCATGCTGGAGACCTTCGCGGTCGAGCCGGTGCCGGAAGACTGGCCGTTGCTGAAGCTCCCCAACGTCACCCTGACGCCGCACATCGCAGGTGCTTCGGTCCGAACCGTCACCTATGCAGCCGAAATGGCGGCGGAAGAGGTGCGCCGCTACATCGCCGGCCTGCCGCCGGTCAATCCGTGTTGA
- a CDS encoding FGGY-family carbohydrate kinase translates to MRDILIGIDAGTSVIKSVAFDLGGRQIAMAAVPNSYEAVGRTGSVQDLRRTWTDTVKTLVELSTRIENLPGRVAAIAVTGQGDGTWMIDSVGEPVGKGWLWLDARASETVERLRGDSGDVERFSRTGSGLAACQQGPQLRWMKDNAPEMLAGATTAFHCKDWLYFNLTGKRATDPSEANFTFGDFRTRQYCDAVISFLGLESLKHLLPEIVDGATSHHPLSQAAASATGLPAGTPVVLGYVDVVCTALGAGLYDPGTDAGCSIIGSTGMHMRLATSADDVRLNRDLTGYTMCMPIPNTYTQMQSNMAATLNIDWILSIAGGVLKGMGVEKSKGELLAHVDGWLQEAKGTPLLFEPYISEAGERGPFVDASARASFVGLSSTHGFGDMVRAVFDGLALAARDCYAEMGPLPECIRLTGGAARSASLRRILGGALGASIQTSEREEAGAAGVAMIAAVSLGIYPSMADCVGEWVRPHQRPAEPADAALVRRYDALFPAYQQSRLALRPVWHALSHAAGSADQQERPK, encoded by the coding sequence ATGCGCGACATCCTGATCGGCATCGATGCGGGGACGTCGGTCATCAAGTCGGTGGCTTTCGACCTCGGCGGTCGGCAGATCGCCATGGCAGCCGTTCCGAACAGCTATGAGGCGGTGGGGCGCACCGGCAGCGTCCAGGACCTGCGCCGCACCTGGACGGATACCGTGAAAACCCTGGTCGAGCTTTCGACCAGGATCGAGAACCTCCCTGGCCGTGTTGCTGCGATCGCGGTGACCGGTCAGGGAGACGGCACCTGGATGATCGACAGCGTCGGCGAGCCGGTCGGCAAGGGCTGGCTCTGGCTCGACGCACGTGCGAGCGAGACGGTCGAGCGGCTGCGTGGCGACAGCGGCGATGTCGAGCGGTTCTCGCGCACCGGCTCCGGACTCGCCGCCTGCCAGCAGGGGCCGCAATTGCGCTGGATGAAGGACAATGCGCCGGAGATGCTTGCCGGCGCGACCACGGCCTTCCACTGCAAGGACTGGCTCTATTTCAACCTCACGGGCAAGCGCGCCACCGATCCATCGGAGGCGAACTTCACCTTCGGCGATTTCCGCACGCGCCAATATTGCGATGCGGTGATTTCCTTTCTCGGCCTAGAAAGTCTCAAGCACCTGCTGCCGGAAATTGTCGATGGCGCAACATCGCATCATCCGCTGTCGCAGGCCGCCGCGTCGGCGACCGGCCTCCCGGCCGGGACGCCCGTGGTGCTCGGTTATGTCGACGTGGTGTGCACGGCGCTCGGCGCCGGGCTCTATGACCCGGGGACCGACGCCGGCTGTTCGATTATCGGCTCGACCGGCATGCATATGCGCCTGGCGACGAGCGCCGATGACGTTCGGCTCAACCGGGACCTGACCGGCTACACGATGTGCATGCCGATCCCGAACACCTATACGCAGATGCAGTCGAACATGGCGGCGACGCTCAATATCGACTGGATCCTTTCGATCGCCGGCGGCGTGCTCAAGGGAATGGGGGTCGAGAAGTCCAAGGGCGAGTTGTTGGCGCATGTGGATGGCTGGCTGCAGGAAGCGAAGGGCACGCCGCTTCTTTTCGAGCCCTATATTTCCGAAGCCGGCGAGCGGGGGCCCTTCGTCGACGCCTCGGCGCGCGCCTCCTTCGTGGGGCTGTCCAGCACCCACGGCTTCGGCGACATGGTGCGCGCCGTCTTTGACGGCCTCGCCCTTGCGGCCCGCGATTGTTACGCCGAAATGGGGCCGCTGCCCGAATGCATTCGCCTGACCGGCGGGGCGGCGCGGAGCGCCTCTTTGCGCCGCATCCTCGGCGGTGCGTTGGGCGCCAGCATCCAGACCAGCGAACGCGAAGAGGCGGGTGCCGCGGGCGTGGCGATGATCGCCGCCGTTTCGCTCGGCATCTATCCTTCGATGGCCGATTGCGTCGGCGAGTGGGTGCGGCCGCACCAGCGACCGGCCGAACCGGCCGACGCGGCGCTCGTCCGTCGCTATGACGCGCTTTTCCCCGCCTACCAGCAGTCGCGCCTCGCGCTCAGGCCAGTCTGGCACGCGCTCTCCCACGCGGCCGGATCGGCAGATCAACAGGAAAGACCGAAATGA
- a CDS encoding ABC transporter ATP-binding protein has protein sequence MSDIALLLKDVDKFYGPIDYGVHAVKKLSMNVRKGEIIALLGSSGCGKTSTLRMIAGFEAVSRGKISLGGREIQTFPPVRRNVAMAFEGYSLYPPLTVRENIAFALKASKLSHSTVDEKVASIAKLLEIEDILGRYPSSISGGQQQRASLGRALIRDASLHLLDEPMGQLEPQLRAVLRGRIKHYIKERGLTAILVTHDQTEANALADSIAVMEGGVLQQFDTPQRIKERPANLFTGTFVGEPPMNIFEASVTASESRLAFGLKDGIRLDYAASDFSHAVRDALTKRQRVVLGVRPYAVKRSPDGVTGRVAVNQWLGDQTHIAADFAGGTLVLVEHDRTNLEVGQPIGIRLEPASLHVFDGDSGMAISHGEELA, from the coding sequence ATGAGCGACATCGCGCTTTTGTTGAAGGACGTCGACAAGTTCTACGGCCCGATCGATTACGGCGTCCACGCCGTCAAGAAACTCAGCATGAATGTCAGAAAGGGCGAGATCATCGCGCTCCTTGGCTCGTCCGGCTGCGGCAAGACCTCGACCTTGCGGATGATCGCCGGCTTCGAGGCGGTGTCGCGCGGCAAGATCTCGCTTGGCGGCCGCGAGATCCAGACATTCCCGCCGGTTCGCCGCAATGTGGCAATGGCGTTCGAAGGCTATTCGCTCTATCCGCCGCTGACCGTGCGGGAAAACATCGCCTTCGCGCTCAAGGCTTCGAAGCTGTCGCACAGCACTGTCGATGAGAAGGTGGCGAGCATCGCCAAGCTGCTCGAGATCGAGGATATACTCGGCCGCTATCCGAGCTCGATCTCCGGTGGCCAGCAGCAGCGCGCCTCGCTGGGGCGGGCATTGATCCGCGACGCGAGCCTGCACCTGCTGGACGAACCGATGGGGCAGCTCGAGCCGCAATTGCGCGCCGTGCTGCGCGGTCGCATCAAGCACTACATCAAGGAACGCGGCCTGACCGCCATTCTCGTCACGCACGACCAGACCGAAGCAAATGCGCTTGCCGACAGCATCGCCGTCATGGAAGGCGGCGTGCTGCAGCAGTTCGACACGCCGCAGCGGATCAAGGAGCGGCCGGCCAATCTCTTCACCGGTACCTTCGTCGGCGAACCGCCGATGAACATCTTCGAGGCGAGCGTCACGGCCTCCGAAAGCCGCCTTGCCTTTGGGCTCAAGGACGGTATCCGGCTCGACTACGCGGCTTCCGATTTCTCGCATGCTGTCCGCGACGCGCTGACAAAACGCCAGCGGGTGGTTCTCGGCGTCAGGCCCTATGCGGTCAAGCGCAGTCCCGACGGTGTCACCGGCCGCGTCGCCGTCAATCAGTGGCTTGGCGACCAGACGCATATCGCCGCGGATTTCGCCGGCGGCACCTTGGTCCTGGTCGAGCACGATCGGACAAATCTCGAGGTCGGGCAGCCGATCGGAATCCGCCTCGAACCGGCGAGCCTCCACGTCTTCGATGGCGACAGCGGTATGGCGATCTCGCATGGAGAGGAGCTCGCCTGA